The Planctomycetota bacterium genome segment GCGAGGGCCTCCAGGGCGGCATTCGCGCCCTTGACGTACCCTGCATGGTGCTTGTCGTGGTGGAGGGCGAGCGTCGCGTCGTCAATGACAGGTTCCAGGGACTTGTACGGCAGCGGGGGCAGCGTGTAGGCTTCGGGACCTGCGGGAGCGGTTGCCATTGTGGAATCTCCTTTGGTTTGACCTCGGCTTGGGGCGGCCATTGCCGCGATGCCGACGGCGCCGGCGGCGATGGTCTCGAGCGCCTGGCGTCTGGACATCCGGGCCATCATCGCTCCTCCCTTTCAGGATTGGCCTTGCTCGACCAATGGCTCTTGCGTACCTTTATGCTATGCCGCCGGTCGGGCAAAAGCAACGGGCCGCGGAAATCGAGTCATAGGAGCCGACGGAGCATGGACGAGCGGATGATTTTTTCGGGGTTCGGCGGCCAGGGGCTGATGACCTTCGGCAAGTTCGTCGCCGAACTCCTGATGCACGACTACGAGGTGACGTTCTTCCCGTCCTACGGGACGGAGGTCCGCGGTGGGACGGCCTATTGCCACGTGTGCGTGAGCGACTCCCCCGTAGCCAGCCCCGTCG includes the following:
- a CDS encoding 2-oxoacid:acceptor oxidoreductase family protein, which codes for MDERMIFSGFGGQGLMTFGKFVAELLMHDYEVTFFPSYGTEVRGGTAYCHVCVSDSPVASPVVEEATCLVLMNQMSYDRFAPVVRPDGLVLVNASMVKATGAH